Proteins from one Fragaria vesca subsp. vesca linkage group LG6, FraVesHawaii_1.0, whole genome shotgun sequence genomic window:
- the LOC101301697 gene encoding uncharacterized protein LOC101301697 isoform 1, which produces MIPTYAAKATHLNQSRQQSAIDSSTLSFSPLSARWRWKRASYCSRNPVLEFEGHVLVAIFSGVLIGPGCLKFSSSVRRNRILFGGLTKRMTENVVTDVIQALEGVEGKHTLFKGTKICLSIATFFSHVMV; this is translated from the exons ATGATCCCAACCTACGCCGCTAAAGCCACACACTTGAATCAAA GTCGGCAACAGAGTGCCATCGACAGTTCGACACTCTCTTTCTCACCTTTATCAG CTCGTTGGAGGTGGAAGAGAGCTAGCTACTGCTCTAGGAATCCAGTTTTGGAGTTTGAAG GTCATGTTCTTGTGGCTATCTTTTCGGGGGTTCTGATTGGACCAGGGTGTCTAAAGTTCAGTTCATCAGTGAGAAG AAACAGAATTCTTTTTGGTGGACTCACCAAACGCATGACAGAAAACGTAGTAACTGATGTTATTCAAGCTCTTGAAGGTGTAGAGGGAAAACACACCTTATTCAAAGGAACAAA GATATGTTTGTCGATTGCTACATTTTTTAGTCATGTTATGGTGTAA
- the LOC101302088 gene encoding poly(A) polymerase-like, whose product MSLERSGAAPPPPQAVVGKQYGLTKPISIAGPTESDIQRTLELEKFLVEARLYESKEEAAKREEVLHRIEQIVKDWVNQLTRLRGYMDQLVEDANALIFTFGPYRLGVHGPGAGMDTLCIGPSYVNREEDFFFLLYNILAEMEEVTELQPVPDAHVPVMKFKFDGLSIDLCYASVSLLVVPEDLDISDVSLLYNIDEPTVRSLNGCRDADKILKLVPNVEHFCTTLQCLRFWAKRLGVYSSAIGFLSGVNCALLVARICELYPNAVPSLLVSRFFRIYTQWQWPNPVLLCSIGEDEHGFNVWDPRRNPGDQTHHMPIITPAYHCKNSSYNVSKSTLRVMREQFQHGNKICEEIELNKASWSALVEPYLFFESYKNCLQVDIVAVDVDDLRAWKGWVNSRLRKLTLMIERDTMEMLQCHPYPQEYIDTIKQCAHSAFFMGLQRKQGKEVQDRQFDIRGTVDEFRHSIGMYNFWKPGMYIFVSHVRRRQLPPYLFRDHVCKQSRQSRVLAQQHAHGVSGTSSGERDLKRENDLGGGLPEKPVAIVTHKEGSASPDILDKCLTVEVVNLDKRKLSAELKPGDASDSSAIKDVSSISSVLEKIVI is encoded by the exons ATGAGCTTAGAGAGGTCGGGTGCTGCACCACCGCCTCCCCAAGCGGTGGTCGGAAAGCAATACGGACTGACAAAGCCAATTTCGATAGCCGGGCCAACAGAATCTGATATTCAGAGAACTTTGGAGTTGGAGAAG TTCTTGGTTGAAGCTAGGCTTTATGAAAGCAAGGAGGAAGCTGCCAAGAGAGAGGAGGTTCTTCACCGAATTGAGCAG ATTGTTAAGGATTGGGTTAACCAACTTACTCGGTTGAGAGGATACATGGATCAATTGGTTGAGGATGCTAATGCTCTTATTTTTACATTTGGTCCCTATAGGCTCGGG GTACATGGTCCTGGGGCTGGAATGGACACACTTTGTATTGGGCCATCTTATGTCAACCGTGAG GAAGACTTCTTCTTTTTATTGTACAACATTCTGGCTGAAATGGAAGAAGTGACTGAACTGCAACCAGTTCCAGATGCTCATGTTCCTGTAATGAAGTTTAAGTTTGATGGATTATCAATCGACCTATGTTATGCAAGTGTTTCTCTGTTGGTTGTGCCAGAA GACCTGGACATTTCTGATGTATCTCTGTTGTACAACATCGATGAGCCTACTGTTCGAAGTCTTAATGGCTGCCGGGATGCTGATAAAATTCTTAAGCTTGTTCCAAATGTTGAG CATTTCTGTACAACACTCCAATGCTTGAGATTTTGGGCGAAAAGACTTGGTGTTTATTCCAGT GCTATTGGATTTCTTAGTGGTGTCAACTGCGCTCTTCTCGTTGCCCGTATTTGTGAACTTTATCCGAATGCAGTTCCAAGCTTGCTGGTTTCTCGATTTTTTAGAATCTACACACAGTGGCAATGGCCAAATCCAGTCTTATTATGTTCTATAGGAGAGGATGAACATGGTTTTAATGTTTGGGACCCACGCAGAAATCCTGGTGACCAGACTCATCATATGCCAATTATAACTCCTGCATACCATTGTAAGAACTCTAGCTACAATGTCTCTAAAAGTACCCTTCGTGTCATGAGGGAGCAGTTTCAGCATGGGAACAAGATATGTGAG GAAATAGAACTAAATAAAGCTAGCTGGTCTGCTCTCGTTGAACCATATTTGTTCTTTGAAAGCTATAAGAACTGTCTCCAGGTTGACATAGTTGCAGTTGATGTCGATGATCTTCGTGCTTGGAAAGGCTGGGTGAATTCTCGATTGAGGAAACTTACTCTAATG ATTGAGCGGGATACTATGGAGATGTTACAGTGCCACCCATATCCTCAAGAGTATATTGATACAATCAAACAGTGTGCACATAGCGCATTCTTTATGGGTTTGCAGAGGAAGCAGGGTAAAGAGGTGCAGGATCGGCAGTTCGATATACGAGGGACTGTTGATGAGTTCAGGCATTCCATTGGTATGTACAATTTTTGGAAACCTGGGATGTACATTTTTGTTTCACATGTTCGTAGAAGGCAATTACCTCCCTACCTGTTTCGTGATCATGTTTGTAAACAATCTAGACAGTCTAGAGTTTTGGCACAACAACATGCTCATGGAGTTAGTGGAACGAGTTCCGGTGAGAGAGACCTGAAGAGGGAGAATGATCTTGGTGGGGGTTTGCCAGAGAAACCAGTAGCCATTGTCACTCACAAAGAAGGAAGTGCATCTCCTGACATTTTGGATAAATGTTTAACTGTGGAGGTAGTTAATTTAGATAAAAGAAAGTTGTCTGCAGAACTAAAGCCTGGGGATGCCTCAGATTCCAGTGCTATTAAAGATGTTTCTAGCATCAGTAGTGTTTTAGAAAAAATTGTTATATGA
- the LOC101307325 gene encoding protein IQ-DOMAIN 14-like — protein sequence MGRAARWLKGLLGMKKEKDPLELPSSDTNTTRPADRKDKRRWSFGKSLKDGTPISHVPANLPPNISPADSAWLRSYLAETDKEQNKHAIAVAAATAAAADAAVAAAQAAVAVVRLTSKGSGGQLFGKRERWAAMKIQTVFRGYLARKAHRALRGLVKLQALVRGFLVRKRAAATLLGMQALIRAQTSVRYQRARRSFNKENRFLPESRPRKSIERFDEARSEFYSKRLSASYEPSLNSFDESPKIVEIDTFKTRSRSRRFNTILSECGEDMHYTSSPLPCPIPTRISVPEGHQLQDYEWYFNPDECKYTTAHSTPRLASSFRSNAPNTPAKSVCGDSFFLPCSNCPNYMSSTKSFKAKSRSHSAPKQRPEPLPRKKLSLDEIMAARNSVSGIRMHRPYNQVQEVLNY from the exons ATGGGGAGAGCTGCAAGATGGTTGAAGGGTCTGTTGGGGATGAAGAAAGAAAAAGACCCTCTTGAGCTTCCAAGTAGTGATACCAATACTACCCGGCCTGCTGATCGGAAAGATAAGAGAAGGTGGAGTTTCGGCAAGTCATTGAAAGATGGAACTCCAATTAGTCATGTCCCGGCTAATCTCCCGCCGAATATTTCCCCTGCTGACTCAGCCTGGCTCAGATCATATCTTGCCGAGACAGACAAGGAACAGAACAAGCACGCAATTGCGGTGGCTGCTGCCACTGCCGCCGCCGCTGACGCCGCTGTGGCTGCTGCACAGGCGGCGGTGGCGGTTGTGAGGCTGACGAGCAAGGGCTCCGGAGGACAGTTGTTTGGAAAGAGAGAGAGATGGGCGGCCATGAAGATTCAGACTGTTTTCAGAGGCTATTTG GCGAGGAAGGCACACCGAGCTCTCAGAGGACTGGTTAAGTTGCAGGCTCTTGTTAGAGGTTTTCTTGTAAGGAAACGAGCAGCTGCTACTCTTCTTGGTATGCAAGCTCTTATTAGAGCACAGACAAGTGTCCGATACCAGCGAGCACGTCGGTCTTTCAATAAAGAAAACAGGTTCCTTCCCGAAAGCAGGCCTAGGAAGTCTATT GAGAGATTTGATGAAGCAAGAAGTGAATTCTACAGCAAGAGGCTTTCTGCATCTTATGAACCTTCTCTTAATAGCTTTGATGAAAGCCCAAAGATCGTTGAAATTGACACCTTCAAAACCAGATCCAGGTCTCGTCGATTCAACACCATCTTATCTGAATGTGGCGAAGACATGCATTACACCTCTTCCCCTCTGCCATGTCCAATTCCAACTCGCATTTCTGTACCTGAGGGCCATCAGCTTCAGGATTATGAATGGTATTTCAATCCTGATGAATGCAAGTACACCACCGCCCATAGTACTCCGCGTTTAGCCAGCTCTTTTCGGTCTAATGCACCCAATACACCTGCCAAGAGTGTTTGTGGAGACAGCTTCTTCCTGCCTTGCTCAAACTGCCCAAACTATATGTCAAGCACCAAGTCATTCAAGGCCAAATCAAGGTCCCACAGTGCCCCGAAGCAAAGGCCTGAACCCCTGCCTAGGAAGAAGCTTTCCCTTGATGAAATAATGGCAGCAAGAAACAGCGTTAGTGGCATTCGAATGCATCGGCCCTACAACCAAGTCCAAGAAGTCTTGAATTATTGA